A genomic stretch from Etheostoma cragini isolate CJK2018 chromosome 8, CSU_Ecrag_1.0, whole genome shotgun sequence includes:
- the LOC117949732 gene encoding E3 ubiquitin-protein ligase TRIM39-like codes for MSAAGNPQSEDQFLCSICLDVFTDPVTTPCGHNFCKTCINKHWDTDVPYQCPNCKEVFNVKPELKINTLISEMAAQFRQSTQQKPKEVPHDVYSGSKRKTWMFFLLCLLCVFIAWKVSHQKKHVVGPQKEEYEAKKAELWKTEAEIQQMIQKRRLKIQEMKHSVELSDEDADREIAEGVQVFSALKESVERNQAELIETIQEKQRRTKQPAEGFITELEQEISELQKRSTEVEQVLQSEDHLHLLQSFTSLNTVPPTKDWTEVNVRPPSYEGTVVRAVNQLEETLSEKMKKLLSESQLKRVQQHEVDVTLDPNTAHPELILSEDGKQVNHGDVRKNLPNNPERFDFCFNVLAKQSFSSGRFYFEIQVKGKTSWYLGVARESVNRKGQIALSPQDGYWVIRLWNENHYQTLANPSVFLTLKSRPQKVGVFVDYDKGLVSFYDVNAAALIYSFTGCSFTEKLLPFFNPDLNDGGKNSAPLTISPVGH; via the coding sequence ATGTCTGCTGCCGGCAATCCGCAGTCAGAAGATCAGTTCCTGTGCTCCATCTGTCTGGATGTGTTCACTGATCCAGTCACCACACCATGTGGACACAACTTCTGTAAAACCTGCATCAATAAACACTGGGACACTGATGTTCCCTATCAGTGTCCCAACTGTAAAGAGGTTTTCAATGTGAAACCTGAGCTAAAGATCAATACTTTGATCTCAGAGATGGCTGCTCAGTTCAGACAGTCAACTCAACAGAAACCAAAAGAAGTTCCCCATGACGTCTACTCAGGATCCAAAAGAAAGACCTGGATGTTCTTCCTgctgtgtctgttgtgtgtctttATAGCCTGGAAGGTTTCACACCAAAAGAAACATGTCGTTGGTCCTCAGAAGGAAGAATATGAAGCAAAGAAAGCAGAACTGTGGAAGACAGAGGCTGAAATCCAGCAGATGATCCAGAAGAGACGGCTGAAGATTCAGGAGATGAAACACTCAGTGGAGCTCAGTGATGAAGATGCTGACAGAGAGATAGCAGAAGGTGTTCAGGTCTTCAGCGCTCTGAAGGAGTCTGTTGAGAGAAACCAAGCCGAGCTCATCGAGACGATccaagagaagcagagaaggacAAAGCAACCAGCTGAAGGCTTCATCACAGAGCTGGAACAGGAAATCTCTGAGCTGCAGAAGAGAAGCACTGAGGTGGAGCAGGTCCTACAGTCTGAagaccacctccacctcctccagaGCTTCACCTCCCTAAATACTGTTCCACCCACCAAGGACTGGACAGAAGTCAACGTCCGTCCACCTTCATATGAGGGGACTGTGGTGAGAGCTGTGAATCAGCTGGAGGAGACGCTCAGTGAAAAGATGAAGAAGCTGCTCTCTGAGTCTCAGCTGAAGAGGGTCCAGCAGCATGAAGTGGATGTGACTCTTGATCCTAATACAGCACATCCTGAACTCATCCTGTCTGAAGATGGAAAACAAGTTAATCATGGTGATGTGAGGAAGAATCTCCCAAACAATCCAGAGagatttgatttttgttttaatgtcttaGCAAAGCAGAGTTTCTCTTCAGGAAGATTTTATTTCGAGATTCAGGTTAAAGGGAAGACTTCGTGGTATTTAGGAGTGGCCAGAGAGTCGGTCAACAGGAAGGGACAAATTGCACTGAGCCCTCAGGATGGTTACTGGGTGATAAGGTTGTGGAACGAAAATCATTACCAAACTCTTGCAAACCCTTCTGTCTTTCTGACTCTGAAGTCTCGGCCTCAGAAGGTGGGGGTGTTTGTGGATTATGACAAGGGACTGGTCTCCTTTTATGACGTTAATGCTGCAGCACTTATCTACTCCTTTACTGGCTGCTCCTTCACTGAGAAACTCCTCCCATTCTTCAATCCCGATCTTAATGACGGTGGTAAAAACTCTGCCCCTCTGACCATCTCTCCTGTCGGTCACTGA
- the LOC117949747 gene encoding relaxin-3 receptor 1-like — protein sequence MATPELWSYNSTSTWNRSAAGQERFGSLEDIDLPADGSPALRILISIVYSVVCAAGLVGNLLVFFLMKARRGRKKRSSINLFILNLAVTDFQFVLTLPFWAVDTALDFSWPFGNAMCKIILSVTVMNMYASVFFLTAMSVTRYWSVASALKDRTRRRVCPVRWVIAGLWVSATAASLPTAVFSTVRSVAGERLCLLGFPDGQAWLALYHLQKILVAFVFPMLIVSVCYLLLLRFVRLRSMNNNQVKRRSRVTRSVTIVVLSFFVCWMPNHAITFWGVLVKFNVVNWDRTYYMVHTYVHPVTVCLAHTNSCLNPVLYCLMRREFRKKMKDLFWRISSPTGPNSCPLRPFSGTVRAEPDDTHVVIPLNTVETENCRLSVLTDQGDTDALQR from the coding sequence ATGGCGACGCCGGAGCTGTGGAGCTACAACTCCACGTCCACGTGGAACCGGTCCGCGGCGGGACAGGAGCGCTTCGGCAGCCTGGAGGACATCGACTTGCCGGCGGACGGCTCCCCGGCGCTGCGCATCCTCATCTCCATCGTGTACTCCGTGGTGTGCGCCGCGGGGCTCGTGGGCAACCTGCTCGTCTTCTTCCTGATGAAAGCGCGCCGCGGCCGCAAGAAGCGCTCCAGCATCAACCTGTTCATCCTCAACCTGGCCGTCACGGACTTCCAGTTCGTGCTCACGCTGCCCTTCTGGGCCGTGGACACGGCGCTGGACTTCAGCTGGCCGTTCGGCAACGCCATGTGCAAGATCATCCTCTCCGTCACGGTGATGAACATGTACGCGAGCGTGTTCTTCCTCACGGCCATGAGCGTGACCCGGTACTGGTCGGTGGCCTCGGCGCTGAAGGACCGGACCCGGCGGAGGGTGTGCCCGGTGCGCTGGGTGATCGCCGGGCTGTGGGTGTCCGCCACGGCCGCGTCCCTGCCCACCGCCGTGTTCTCCACGGTGAGGAGCGTGGCCGGGGAGCGGCTGTGTCTGCTCGGCTTCCCCGACGGCCAGGCGTGGCTCGCGCTCTACCACCTCCAGAAGATCCTCGTGGCGTTCGTGTTCCCCATGCTCATCGTGAGCGTGTGCTACCTGCTCCTGCTGCGCTTCGTGCGCCTGCGCAGCATGAACAACAACCAGGTGAAGCGCCGGTCCCGGGTCACGCGCTCCGTCACCATCGTGGTGCTGTCCTTCTTCGTGTGCTGGATGCCCAACCACGCCATCACCTTCTGGGGGGTGCTGGTCAAGTTCAACGTGGTGAACTGGGACCGGACCTACTACATGGTGCACACGTACGTGCACCCGGTGACCGTGTGCCTCGCGCACACCAACAGCTGCCTGAACCCGGTGCTGTACTGCCTCATGCGCCGCGAGTTCCGGAAGAAGATGAAGGACCTGTTCTGGAGGATCTCGTCGCCCACCGGGCCGAACAGCTGCCCGCTGCGGCCCTTCTCCGGCACCGTGCGCGCGGAGCCGGACGACACGCACGTGGTGATCCCGCTGAACACCGTGGAGACGGAGAACTGCAGACTGTCCGTGCTAACGGACCAGGGGGACACGGACGCGCTGCAGAGGTAA